In Pseudomonas poae, a single genomic region encodes these proteins:
- a CDS encoding chromate transporter, whose amino-acid sequence MQTVLLHLMIQCALWSLMAIGGNTVAIGDIHRYTVVDMRWITDAQFVAFFALSQALPGPNGMFLVFIGQQAAGLPGALVALMAKLVPCSVLTYVGAGWLERHTRTPWVQRVKRSLLPISIGLILASTYILMNSLENNATSLVLTLASAAVVYYTRLNAIWLIILGVLLGLGSAWLGVNGF is encoded by the coding sequence ATGCAAACCGTCCTGCTGCACCTGATGATCCAATGCGCGCTGTGGTCATTGATGGCGATTGGCGGCAACACCGTGGCCATTGGCGATATCCACCGCTACACCGTGGTCGATATGCGCTGGATCACCGACGCACAATTCGTCGCGTTCTTTGCACTGTCCCAGGCGCTGCCCGGCCCTAACGGCATGTTCCTGGTGTTCATCGGTCAACAGGCCGCCGGCCTGCCCGGTGCGCTGGTGGCGCTGATGGCCAAGCTGGTGCCGTGTTCGGTACTCACCTACGTCGGCGCCGGCTGGCTGGAGCGCCACACCCGCACGCCGTGGGTGCAAAGGGTCAAGCGCAGCCTGCTGCCCATTTCCATCGGGCTGATCCTCGCCTCCACTTACATCCTGATGAACAGCCTGGAAAACAACGCCACCAGCCTGGTGCTGACCTTGGCCAGCGCCGCCGTGGTGTATTACACGCGGTTGAATGCGATCTGGCTGATCATCCTCGGCGTGCTGTTGGGCCTGGGCAGCGCATGGCTGGGAGTGAACGGGTTTTAG
- a CDS encoding chromate transporter, with the protein MPELEPTSPHPSLWQLFYNFAMVGLFGFGGVMPWARQMMVDRRQWVSEQGFNELLTTGQFFPGPNIANVGIIYGRRLHGLPGAVVTVFGLYLFPSLITVFAGFAYAKWWSHDVVQQIFGAVMPIATGLMLGTTLRLLKAMPRTVANYSAFLLTFVLMAVLVLPLWMVLLVCIPSSLALSFIPAKAVAS; encoded by the coding sequence ATGCCCGAGCTTGAACCCACCTCGCCCCACCCCAGCCTATGGCAGTTGTTTTACAACTTCGCCATGGTCGGCCTGTTCGGTTTTGGCGGCGTGATGCCCTGGGCGCGCCAGATGATGGTTGACCGCAGGCAATGGGTCAGCGAGCAGGGTTTCAACGAACTGCTCACCACGGGCCAGTTCTTCCCTGGCCCCAATATCGCCAACGTCGGCATCATCTACGGCCGGCGCCTGCATGGTTTGCCGGGTGCGGTTGTGACCGTGTTCGGGCTGTACCTGTTCCCCTCGCTGATCACCGTGTTCGCCGGTTTCGCCTACGCAAAGTGGTGGAGCCACGACGTGGTGCAGCAAATCTTCGGCGCGGTGATGCCGATTGCCACTGGGTTGATGCTCGGCACGACCTTGCGACTGCTCAAGGCGATGCCCAGGACCGTCGCCAATTACAGCGCCTTCCTGCTCACCTTTGTGTTGATGGCCGTGCTGGTGCTGCCGCTGTGGATGGTGCTGCTGGTCTGCATCCCCAGTTCCCTGGCCTTGAGCTTTATCCCTGCGAAAGCGGTGGCCAGCTGA
- a CDS encoding LysR family transcriptional regulator has translation MRLRHIEIFQAIRQTGSVSAAAQLLHVSQPAVTKVLQHAELQLGFPLFLRVRGKLQPTPEALALESEVEKVTESLQGVRRLAKSLRREPGQSVRIGAIPALALSLLPPAILEWKRDYPAMACELSSDHSRELVQKLLMREIDLALTLNFSGHPGLTTQVLANGVLVALASKGYWAESDLSKPLALADLAGAPLIGLSSADPLAAKLDSYLENVDPPPRVTICVQTYSLARAMVESGAGLTVIDPFTALGASTATTCIRTLTPPLPITLYALTRADEPPPHMLATLLGIFGQRAQELLQRL, from the coding sequence ATGCGCCTGCGTCATATCGAAATCTTCCAGGCCATCCGCCAGACCGGCTCGGTCAGCGCGGCCGCGCAGTTGCTGCACGTGTCACAACCGGCGGTGACCAAGGTGTTGCAGCACGCCGAGTTGCAACTGGGCTTTCCACTGTTTCTGCGGGTGCGTGGCAAATTGCAGCCCACACCGGAAGCCCTGGCGCTGGAAAGCGAAGTCGAGAAAGTCACCGAAAGCCTGCAAGGTGTGCGGCGCCTGGCCAAGAGCTTGCGCCGTGAGCCTGGCCAAAGTGTGCGCATTGGTGCGATTCCGGCGTTGGCCCTGTCGCTGCTGCCACCGGCGATCCTGGAATGGAAACGCGACTACCCGGCCATGGCCTGCGAACTGTCCAGCGACCATAGCCGCGAGTTGGTGCAGAAGCTGTTGATGCGCGAAATCGATCTGGCGTTGACGCTCAACTTCTCCGGCCATCCGGGGCTGACCACGCAGGTGTTGGCCAATGGTGTGTTGGTGGCGTTGGCATCCAAGGGTTATTGGGCCGAGTCTGACTTAAGCAAACCGCTGGCCTTGGCCGACCTCGCCGGTGCGCCGTTGATTGGCCTTTCCAGCGCCGACCCTTTAGCGGCCAAACTCGACAGCTACCTGGAAAACGTCGACCCACCGCCTCGGGTGACGATCTGCGTGCAAACCTATTCTTTGGCCCGCGCCATGGTGGAATCTGGCGCAGGTCTTACGGTGATCGACCCCTTCACCGCGCTGGGTGCCTCCACGGCCACCACCTGTATCCGCACGCTCACGCCGCCGCTGCCGATCACGTTGTACGCGCTGACTCGCGCCGACGAGCCGCCGCCGCATATGTTGGCAACGTTGTTGGGGATTTTCGGGCAGCGTGCCCAAGAGCTGCTGCAGCGCTTGTAA
- a CDS encoding RidA family protein, with protein MTITRISSNDRLSGAVAFQDLVFLSGQVPGDGQDVTTQTREVLAKIDALLAQAGSDKDHLLNATIYLKDIGDGFAPMNEVWSAWLSPGMAPTRTTLQAALARPSVLVEISVIAVRK; from the coding sequence ATGACTATCACCCGAATCAGCAGCAACGACCGGCTTTCTGGCGCCGTGGCCTTCCAGGACCTGGTGTTCCTGTCGGGCCAGGTACCGGGCGACGGTCAGGACGTGACGACCCAGACCCGGGAAGTGCTGGCCAAGATCGACGCGCTGCTGGCCCAGGCGGGCAGCGACAAAGACCACCTGCTCAACGCGACGATTTACCTGAAAGACATCGGTGACGGCTTCGCGCCGATGAACGAGGTGTGGTCTGCGTGGCTGTCACCGGGCATGGCGCCCACCCGCACCACCCTGCAAGCGGCACTGGCGCGGCCGAGTGTGCTGGTGGAAATCAGCGTGATCGCGGTACGAAAATAA
- a CDS encoding 16S rRNA (uracil(1498)-N(3))-methyltransferase produces MRLSRFFTDTPLSLGDHELPEAQAHYISRVLRMGEGDAVQLFDGSGQEFLGSLLEVGKKRVTVQLTETFNGQAESPLHIHLGQGLSRGERMDWAIQKATELGVNAITPIFSERCEVRLKDERADKRLLHWRQVAISACEQCGRSTVPVIHPPLLLADWLKQTEADLKLVLHPVAEPMISHAKPASLAFLIGPEGGLTDGEVDTAQAAGYHAARLGPRVLRTETAPVVALAVAQQLWGDF; encoded by the coding sequence ATGAGACTGTCCCGCTTTTTCACCGACACCCCGCTGAGCCTCGGTGACCACGAATTGCCCGAAGCCCAGGCGCATTACATCAGCCGCGTACTGCGCATGGGCGAAGGCGATGCCGTGCAATTGTTCGACGGCTCCGGCCAGGAATTCCTGGGCAGCCTGCTGGAAGTCGGCAAGAAGCGCGTCACCGTGCAACTCACGGAAACCTTCAACGGCCAGGCCGAATCACCGCTGCACATTCACCTTGGCCAGGGCCTGTCCCGGGGCGAGCGGATGGATTGGGCCATCCAGAAGGCAACCGAGCTGGGCGTCAATGCGATCACGCCGATTTTCAGCGAGCGCTGCGAAGTCCGCCTCAAGGATGAGCGCGCCGACAAGCGCCTGCTGCACTGGCGACAGGTGGCGATCAGCGCCTGCGAGCAGTGTGGGCGTTCGACGGTGCCAGTGATTCACCCACCGCTGTTGCTGGCGGACTGGTTGAAACAGACCGAGGCGGATCTGAAGTTGGTGCTGCACCCAGTGGCGGAGCCGATGATCAGCCATGCCAAGCCTGCGAGCCTGGCGTTTTTGATCGGACCGGAGGGTGGGTTGACCGATGGAGAAGTAGACACGGCCCAAGCTGCCGGTTACCACGCCGCGCGCCTCGGCCCGCGTGTGTTGCGTACCGAGACGGCGCCAGTGGTGGCGCTCGCGGTTGCTCAACAACTGTGGGGCGATTTCTAA
- a CDS encoding adenosylmethionine--8-amino-7-oxononanoate transaminase, which produces MGLNNQWMQRDLAVLWHPCTQMKDHQQLPLIPIKRGEGVWLEDFEGKRYLDAVSSWWVNVFGHANPRINQRIKDQVDQLEHVILAGFSHQPVIELSERLVQMTPEGLTRCFYADNGSSCIEVALKMSFHYWLNRGLPNKKRFVTLTNSYHGETIAAMSVGDVPLFTETYKALLLDTIKVPSPDCYLRPEGVSWEDHSRTMAQVMEQTLAEHHATVAAVIIEPLIQGAGGMRMYHPVYLKLLREACDRYGVHLIHDEIAVGFGRTGSMFACEQAGIRPDFLCLSKALTGGYLPLAAVVTTDDVYDAFYDDYPTLRAFLHSHSYTGNPLACAAALATLDIFEEDNVIENNKALAQRMATATAHLVDHPHVSEVRQTGMVLAIEMVQDKATKTAYPWQERRGLKVFEHALERGALLRPLGSVVYFLPPYVITPEQIDFLAEVASEGIDIATNSSVSVAVPKDFHPGFRDPG; this is translated from the coding sequence ATGGGCCTGAACAATCAGTGGATGCAACGCGACCTCGCCGTGCTGTGGCATCCCTGCACCCAAATGAAAGACCACCAGCAACTGCCGCTGATCCCGATCAAGCGCGGTGAAGGCGTGTGGTTGGAAGACTTCGAAGGCAAACGCTACCTCGACGCCGTCAGTTCTTGGTGGGTCAACGTATTCGGCCACGCCAACCCGCGCATCAACCAGCGCATCAAGGACCAGGTCGACCAACTGGAACACGTGATCCTCGCCGGTTTCAGCCACCAGCCGGTGATCGAGCTGTCCGAGCGCCTGGTGCAGATGACGCCAGAAGGCCTGACACGCTGCTTCTACGCCGATAATGGGTCGTCCTGCATCGAAGTCGCGCTGAAAATGAGCTTTCACTACTGGCTCAACCGTGGCCTGCCGAATAAAAAGCGCTTCGTCACCCTCACCAATAGCTATCACGGTGAAACCATCGCCGCGATGTCGGTGGGCGACGTGCCGCTGTTTACCGAGACCTACAAGGCGCTGTTGCTCGACACCATCAAAGTGCCAAGCCCCGATTGCTACCTGCGCCCCGAGGGCGTGAGCTGGGAAGACCACTCGCGCACGATGGCCCAGGTGATGGAACAAACCCTCGCCGAACACCACGCCACCGTCGCCGCTGTGATCATCGAACCGCTGATCCAGGGCGCCGGCGGCATGCGCATGTACCACCCGGTGTACCTCAAGCTGCTGCGCGAAGCCTGCGACCGCTACGGCGTGCACCTGATCCACGACGAAATCGCCGTGGGCTTCGGCCGCACCGGCAGCATGTTCGCCTGCGAACAGGCCGGCATTCGCCCGGACTTCCTGTGTTTGTCCAAAGCCCTCACCGGTGGCTACCTGCCGTTGGCGGCGGTGGTCACCACCGATGACGTGTACGACGCGTTCTACGACGACTACCCGACCCTGCGCGCCTTCCTGCATTCCCACAGCTACACCGGCAACCCGCTGGCGTGTGCGGCCGCGTTGGCGACCCTGGATATTTTCGAAGAAGATAACGTCATCGAAAACAACAAGGCCCTGGCCCAGCGCATGGCCACCGCCACCGCGCATCTGGTGGATCATCCTCACGTCTCGGAAGTGCGCCAGACCGGCATGGTGCTGGCCATCGAGATGGTCCAGGACAAGGCCACCAAAACCGCCTACCCCTGGCAGGAACGCCGTGGCTTGAAGGTGTTTGAACACGCGCTGGAACGCGGCGCGCTGTTGCGGCCTTTGGGCAGCGTGGTGTATTTCCTGCCGCCTTATGTGATTACCCCGGAGCAGATCGACTTCCTGGCAGAAGTTGCCAGCGAAGGCATCGATATCGCCACCAACAGCAGCGTCAGCGTTGCGGTGCCGAAGGACTTCCACCCGGGTTTCCGTGACCCAGGCTGA
- a CDS encoding cytochrome b produces the protein MQLRNSPARYGWVSIVLHWGVALVVFGLFALGLWMVGLDYYSAWRKDAPDLHKSIGITLFAVMLVRIVWRLVSPPPPPLASYSRMTRIGAAFGHAFLYLGLFAVMIAGYLISTADGVGIPVFGLFEIPAVVSGLPDQADTAGVVHLYLAWVLVVFAGLHGVAALKHHFIDRDVTLTRMLGRKA, from the coding sequence ATGCAGTTACGTAACTCACCGGCCCGTTATGGCTGGGTCAGCATCGTTTTGCACTGGGGTGTGGCCCTGGTGGTGTTCGGTTTGTTTGCGTTGGGCCTGTGGATGGTCGGTCTCGATTATTACAGCGCATGGCGCAAAGACGCACCGGACCTGCACAAGAGCATCGGCATCACGCTGTTCGCCGTCATGCTGGTACGTATCGTCTGGCGTTTGGTCAGCCCGCCACCACCACCGCTGGCGAGCTACAGCCGCATGACCCGTATCGGTGCCGCATTTGGCCACGCGTTCCTTTATCTCGGGCTGTTTGCCGTGATGATCGCCGGTTACCTGATTTCCACCGCAGACGGTGTCGGTATCCCGGTGTTTGGCCTGTTTGAGATTCCTGCCGTGGTTTCCGGGCTACCGGACCAGGCAGACACCGCAGGCGTGGTGCACTTGTACCTTGCCTGGGTGTTGGTGGTTTTCGCCGGCTTGCACGGCGTGGCTGCATTGAAACACCACTTCATTGATCGTGATGTGACCCTGACGCGAATGCTGGGGCGCAAAGCCTGA
- a CDS encoding YceI family protein, protein MLKKTLAALAIGSALLSAGSAMAADYKIDKEGQHAFIDWKISHLGYSFIHGTFKDWDGTFSWDKAKPEASKISVEVKTASLWSNHAERDKHIASKDFLDVGKFADAKFVSTAVKPTGEKTADVTGDLTLHGVTKPVTFKATFNGEGSDPWGGQRAGFNATTTLNLNDFGIKGPGPTSQTADLDISLEGVKQK, encoded by the coding sequence ATGTTGAAAAAGACTCTCGCCGCTCTGGCAATTGGTTCTGCTCTGCTGTCCGCAGGTTCGGCGATGGCTGCTGACTACAAGATCGACAAAGAAGGCCAGCACGCCTTCATCGATTGGAAAATCAGCCACCTGGGCTACAGCTTCATTCACGGCACGTTCAAGGATTGGGATGGCACGTTCAGCTGGGACAAGGCCAAGCCAGAAGCCAGCAAGATCTCTGTCGAAGTGAAAACCGCCAGCCTGTGGTCCAACCATGCTGAACGTGACAAGCACATCGCCAGCAAAGACTTCCTGGACGTTGGCAAGTTTGCCGATGCCAAGTTCGTATCGACCGCAGTCAAGCCTACCGGCGAGAAAACCGCTGACGTGACCGGCGACCTGACCTTGCACGGCGTTACCAAGCCTGTGACCTTCAAGGCGACGTTCAACGGTGAAGGCAGTGATCCATGGGGCGGCCAACGTGCTGGCTTCAACGCCACCACCACACTGAACCTGAACGACTTCGGCATCAAAGGCCCAGGCCCGACTTCCCAGACGGCTGACCTGGACATCTCGCTGGAAGGTGTAAAACAGAAGTAA